One region of Arvicola amphibius chromosome 3, mArvAmp1.2, whole genome shotgun sequence genomic DNA includes:
- the LOC119809742 gene encoding olfactory receptor 7G2-like has product MGFTNQTAVTNFLLLGLSSDPELQPFMFGLFLSIYLVTMIGNLFIILSIISDSHLHTPMYYFICNLSLTDLCTSTTIIPKMLENIQEQNLSITFAGCLTQACFAMLFASLECCLLAVMAYDRYVAICYPLRYTVIMNWRMCSLLTLFSLLSSTMNALLLSLTVLWLSFCKDLEIPHFFCEITQVIKAACSSTFVNNVLIYIAGLTFGGITFAGIIFSYTEIVSSVLKIPSVQGRYKAFSTTGSHLSVVSLFYGTGLGVCISSAVTNSRRITAAASVMYTVVTQMLNPFIYSLRNKDMKQALKKLISRMTSFL; this is encoded by the coding sequence ATGGGATTCACAAACCAAACAGCTGTTACTAACTTTCTCCTCCTGGGCCTCTCAAGTGACCCAGAATTGCAACCTTTCATGTTTGGACTGTTTCTGTCCATATACCTGGTCACAATGATTGGGAATCTGTTCATAATCTTGTCCATTATTTCAGATTCTCATCTCCATACTCCCATGTACTATTTTATCTGCAACCTCTCCTTGACTGATCTCTGTACAAGCACCACAATAATCCCAAAGATGCTGGAGAACATCCAAGAACAGAATCTAAGCATAACCTTTGCAGGATGCCTCACCCAGGCTTGCTTTGCCATGCTTTTTGCTAGTCTGGAATGCTGCCTTCTTGCAGTGATGGCATATGATCGCTACGTGGCCATTTGCTACCCCTTGAGGTACACAGTCATCATGAATTGGCGTATGTGTAGCCTACTCACCCTATTCTCCCTGCTCAGTAGCACTATGAATGCATTACTTCTCAGCCTCACGGTGCTGTGGCTGTCCTTCTGCAAAGATTTGGAAATTCCCCACTTCTTTTGTGAAATTACCCAGGTGATCAAGGCAGCCTGTTCCAGCACATTCGTCAACAATGTACTGATATATATTGCAGGTTTAACATTTGGTGGCATTACTTTTGCTGGAATCATTTTCTCTTACACTGAAATTGTCTCCTCTGTCTTGAAAATACCATCTGTTCAAGGAAGATATAAAGCCTTTTCCACCACTGGGTCTCATCTGTCAGTTGTTTCTCTATTCTACGGGACAGGTTTAGGTGTATGCATTAGCTCAGCAGTAACTAACTCTCGTAGGATAACAGCAGCAGCATCAGTGATGTATACTGTGGTGACACAGATGCTGAACCCTTTCATCTACAGCTTAAGGAACAAAGATATGAAACAAGCCTTGAAGAAACTCATAAGTAGAATGACTTCCTTTCTATAA
- the LOC119809950 gene encoding olfactory receptor 7G2-like, with protein sequence MGSKNQTDVSHFFLLGLTDDPKLKPVIFCLFLFMYMVAILGNLLIILAVSSYSHLQTPMYFFIYNLSFNDICLTTTIIPHMLLNIQTQIQSISYAGCLTQVCLVLFFAGFESCVLAAMAYDCYVAICYPLSYTIIMNSHSCGLIILFSVLISILNMGLLGLMVLRLSFCTNLEIPLFFCELSQVMKLACSDTLVHNILIYLATFIFGGIPISGIIFSYVQIVLSVYRIPSVRGRYKAFSTCGSHLSVTSLSYGSGFWVYINSAVNNILPKKVSVAYVMYTVVPQMLNPFIFSLRNKDMKGIMKKFIVIVSSL encoded by the coding sequence ATGGGAAGTAAAAACCAAACAGATgtttctcacttctttcttctggGACTAACAGATGATCCAAAACTGAAGCCAGTTATATtttgcctcttcctcttcatgtACATGGTCGCCATCCTGGGGAATCTGCTTATTATCCTGGCTGTGAGCTCTTACTCCCATTTGCAAACACCTATGTATTTCTTTATCTACAATTTGTCCTTTAATGACATATGCTTAACAACAACCATAATCCCACACATGTTATTAAATATCCAAACACAGATTCAGAGCATCAGTTATGCAGGCTGCCTCACTCAGGTCtgccttgtcttgttttttgctGGATTTGAAAGTTGTGTTCTGGCAGCAATGGCCTACGACTGTTATGTGGCCATTTGCTATCCACTGAGTTACACAATCATCATGAATTCTCACTCATGTGGTTTAATAATTCTCTTTTCTGTCCTCATTAGCATTTTGAACATGGGACTTCTTGGTCTCATGGTATTGAGACTATCCTTTTGCACAAACCTGGAAATTCCCTTATTTTTCTGTGAACTTTCTCAAGTCATGAAGCTTGCCTGCTCTGACACCCTTGTTCATAATATTCTGATATATCTTGCAACATTTATATTTGGTGGCATCCCAATCTCTGgtattattttctcttatgtCCAAATTGTTCTCTCTGTTTATAGAATACCTTCAGTGAGAGGGAGATACAAAGCCTTTTCCACTTGTGGGTCTCACTTATCAGTGACCTCTTTGTCCTATGGATCAGGGTTTTGGGTTTACATAAATTCAGCAGTTAATAATATTTTACCCAAAAAGGTTTCAGTGGCTTATGTGATGTATACAGTGGTCCCACAAATGCTGAACCCATTTATCTTTAGCCTTAGAAATAAGGACATGAAAGGAATTATGAAAAAATTCATTGTTATAGTATCTTctctttga